One genomic region from Cyclopterus lumpus isolate fCycLum1 chromosome 20, fCycLum1.pri, whole genome shotgun sequence encodes:
- the LOC117749481 gene encoding gamma-crystallin M3-like: protein MSNTGMNMRGKITFYEEKNFQGRSYECMNDCADMTSYMSRCHSCRVESGCFMVYDQPNYMGNQYFMRRGEYADYMSMMGMRDCIRSCRMIPMHRGQFRMKIYERENFGGQSHELMDDCDNVMDRYRVSDCQSCSVMDGHWLMYEQAQYRGKMMYMRPGEYRSFRDMGMSGTRFMSMRRITDSCN, encoded by the exons ATGAGCAACACCGGCATGAACATGAGGGGCAAGATCACCTTCTACGAGGAGAAGAACTTCCAGGGCCGCTCCTACGAGTGCATGAACGACTGCGCCGACATGACCTCCTACATGAGCAGGTGCCACTCCTGCAGGGTGGAGAGCGGCTGCTTCATGGTCTACGACCAGCCCAACTACATGGGGAACCAGTACTTCATGAGGAGGGGCGAGTACGCCGACTACATGAGCATGATGGGCATGAGGGACTGCATCAGGTCTTGCCGTATGATCCCCATG CACAGGGGCCAGTTCAGGATGAAGATCTACGAGAGGGAGAACTTCGGCGGCCAGTCGCATGAGCTGATGGACGACTGCGACAACGTCATGGACCGCTACCGCGTGTCCGACTGCCAGTCCTGCAGCGTGATGGACGGCCACTGGCTGATGTACGAGCAGGCCCAGTACCGAGGAAAGATGATGTACATGAGGCCCGGAGAGTACAGGAGCTTCAGGGACATGGGCATGAGCGGCACCAGGTTCATGAGCATGAGGCGCATCACAGACTCTTGCAACTAA